The genomic segment CGGCTCGACAACGCTCACGTGTGGAAAAAGATCGAGTTAGCAAAGTGATCAGAGCAACCGaatggggggaagggggtggggagggctGAACGAGGGATCTACcagggggaagaagggacaaaaaaaagagctcGTTGCGTCCGATACAATGCCTTGCGTGGATGAATGTAAGTGCATACGTGGGCACGCGCGCTGGATTTGCTTTGTTCATATCAtggaggacacacacacacgcacacgcacacgcagtcCCACGCGCGCGGCTAggcaggagaaaaaaaaggagcagcTCCATCTCAGAACTATTTTGACAAAGAGAATCCCACAGTAGCGTATATgatggggaggagagacatggggagagaggagagatcTATTCTGGATGCAGAGTGTCATGAAGGTGAGCAGCAATAcgagtggggggaggaggaggggggcgccatagtggagaagaggaggaggatacggttctcccccctttgaGCGACATACATCCGCATTGGTATCATTCGATACGGTAAGTACTACCTGACACAatcatagagagagagagactgacGCGCGCACGTATAGTCCCTCGCGCCGTCTATAACAACAAACGAGCCTGATACAACATCGAAAAAAGCGCAACAACGCAACGAACGAACGACGCATGGGCACAAATGTGCAATTATGACGAAAGGGCAGTGGCACTtcagaggaaggagagagaggaaaaacaggcggaggagaagaaaaagcaaacgacaacggcaacaagagcagcaacagcgagagggaaagtATAAAAcgcgcagagggagagaagagggactGAAAATAAAGAGACGCACCGACGTGTACCTCTGATGTCTAAAAAGGCAAAGTCAGGGCACCAGCCAATGAAACTGAAGAAGACATCAGCATTCTAGCATCGCTTCTtcggggtgtgtgggtgtgtgcttctGCCGCAAGGTACACGCTCCCTCGCACCAACAacggcgcacctcctctccctctccccactcccctcTTTCGCCTACTTCGCTACGAGTAGAACTTCGGCTTCTTCACAGACGGCTTGAGGATCTGAAAAGAACACATAAGCTCGTTGTCGACAGTCATCACGGCGCCACTGTTATCGAACTCATTACAGTAGTTAGGGGCAGAGAAGATTGTGATAAGCTTGCGCTTCGCGAAAAACTGGTACCCATCCTCCACGACCTGATGAGCGCGGCAAATCAGCTCAAATTGGTGCTTGTTTAAGAACTTCTCTACAATATCCTGGCCGAAGGTGAAGGACACACCGCGGTCGTTCTCACCCCACCCAGAGAGACCTTCCTCTGGGTCTGACCACAGCAGGTCGCAGATCAGGCCAGTGTCTGCCACATCGCACGGACGAGTGATCTTCTTGATCTGGTCCATCGTCTGCAGCTCCGGTGAAAGGCCACCGTGGCAGCAGAAGATCTTGTCATCAATAATGCACGCCACGGGAAGACAGTTAAACGTGTCTGTAAAGGCCTTCCAGAGGCGGATATTGTAGCGGCGCTTGCACTCGTCGAAGAAGCCGTAGATGCGGTTGA from the Leishmania panamensis strain MHOM/PA/94/PSC-1 chromosome 28 sequence genome contains:
- a CDS encoding serine/threonine protein phosphatase catalytic subunit, putative (TriTrypDB/GeneDB-style sysID: LpmP.28.0700), which encodes MSVDSIIEQLLEVRGAKPGKQVQLAENDVKQLTLRTREIVLSQPPLLELEAPIKICGDIHGQYYDLIRLFENGGFPPTANYLFLGDYVDRGKQGLETICLVFAFKVKFPENFFILRGNHECASINRIYGFFDECKRRYNIRLWKAFTDTFNCLPVACIIDDKIFCCHGGLSPELQTMDQIKKITRPCDVADTGLICDLLWSDPEEGLSGWGENDRGVSFTFGQDIVEKFLNKHQFELICRAHQVVEDGYQFFAKRKLITIFSAPNYCNEFDNSGAVMTVDNELMCSFQILKPSVKKPKFYS